A genomic region of Trifolium pratense cultivar HEN17-A07 linkage group LG3, ARS_RC_1.1, whole genome shotgun sequence contains the following coding sequences:
- the LOC123916125 gene encoding carbonic anhydrase 2-like, translating to MAIQSSQLAIEQLKNLLREKEELNEVVTTKIEELIVELQGCHPHPIDPAQQIIDGFTYFKFNNFDKNPELYERLAKGQSPKFMVFACSDSRVSPSVILNFQPGEAFVVRNIANIVPAFNQLRYSGVGATIEYAITALKVKNILVIGHSRCGGISRLMSHPEDGSIPFDFIDDWVKIGLPAKTNVMKEYEGYDFKEQCNFCELESVNNSLVNLHTYPYVDREIRNKNLALLGGYYDFVNGEFKLWKYMSVVTKPITIPLKTNEGFKL from the exons ATGGCAATTCAATCATCTCAGCTAGCCATTGAACAACTCAAGAACCTTCTCAG AGAGAAGGAGGAACTTAATGAAGTGGTCACAACAAAAATTGAGGAGCTTATAGTTGAGTTGCAGGGATGTCATCCTCATCCAATTGACCCTGCTCAACAGATCATTGATGGTTTTACTTACTTCAAGTTCAACAATTTCGA CAAGAACCCGGAATTGTATGAACGACTTGCTAAGGGACAATCCCCCAAG TTTATGGTATTTGCTTGCTCTGACTCTAGAGTGAGTCCTTCTGTTATCTTGAACTTTCAACCTGGTGAAGCTTTCGTGGTCCGAAACATTGCTAACATTGTCCCTGCATTTAATCAG TTAAGATACAGTGGAGTTGGTGCAACAATTGAGTATGCTATTACAGCTCTAAAG gTTAAGAACATTTTGGTTATTGGCCATAGTCGTTGTGGCGGAATATCAAGGCTTATGAGTCATCCTGAGGATGGTTCTATTCCATT TGACTTCATAGATGATTGGGTGAAAATTGGTTTACCTGCCAAAACCAACGTCATGAAAGAATATGAAGGCTATGATTTCAAAGAACAATGCAACTTCTGTGAATTG gAATCGGTGAATAACTCATTGGTGAACCTGCATACATATCCATATGTTGATAGAGAAATAAGGAACAAGAATTTAGCACTATTGGGAGGTTATTATGATTTTGTGAATGGAGAATTCAAGCTTTGGAAGTATATGTCTGTTGTTACTAAACCCATTACCATTCCCCTCAAAACCAATGAAGGATTCAAGCTTTGA
- the LOC123917102 gene encoding uncharacterized protein LOC123917102 translates to MERRKEEKKKEERRGSEGQPKEKKKKKSKSSSDPSEANLGFPSVSNEQKESTPQAETQEDTILSDASPDPTINMPQQDASQEENILNKASGDTLKDSDATISEKIVQEPSQDQPEHPDSNEIQDKTSPFQEWGKTAPVEVEASQTSS, encoded by the exons atggaaagaagaaaagaagaaaagaagaaagaagaaaggaGAGGTTCAGAGGGCCAACctaaagagaagaaaaagaagaaatccAAATCTTCGAGTGATCCCTCTGAAGCCAATCTTGGCTTTCCGTCTGTTTCGAATGAACAAAAAGAATCCACCCCTCAAGCAGAAACTCAAGAAGATACCATCCTATCTGATGCATCCCCTGATCCAACAATCAATATGCCCCAGCAAGATGCTTCTCAAGAG GAAAATATATTGAACAAGGCTAGTGGTGATACCCTTAAGGATAGTGATGCCACTATCTCTGAGAAAATTGTGCAAGAACCAAGCCAAGACCAACCAGAGCATCCTGATTCCAATGAGATTCAAGACAAAACTTCTCCCTTCCAGGAATGGGGCAAAACTGCACCAGTCGAAGTCGAAGCCTCTCAGACCTCTTCATAA
- the LOC123914912 gene encoding uncharacterized protein LOC123914912, whose amino-acid sequence MALEANMLQENMAVEANSCENGKVLPAIQKLDCIYDEEPLGFEKDPSNSSQKMQAQDPLEEIDIGDGSIKRPTYISANIPKELRDKLVELLKEFKDCFAWDYNEMSGLNRNLVEHRLPIRPDKKPVKQSPRRFAPEILSKIKEEIERLLRSKFIRTARYVEWLANIVLVIKKNGSLRICIDFRDLNNATPKDEYSMPVAEMLIDSAAGFEYLSMLDGYSGYNQIFIAEEDVAKTAFRCPGALGTYEWEVMPFGDFLGFVVHKKVIEINQNKTKAILETKPPTNKKQLQSLLGKINFLRRFISNLRASGTTLGSMLAQEDESGEEKAIYYLSRVFNDVETRYSSIKKLCLCLYFSCMKLKHYIKPIDVYVYSHYDIIKHMLLKPILHSRIGRWALALSEYSLSYKPLKAIKGQIVADFIVDHSEIESPQNYVGVEPWILYFDGSKHQHGLEILLSLGAKDIKIKGDSELVLKQLTKEYKCIKEHLIRYFVIANTLLKRFDSIDIEHVPRIENQEANDLAQIASGYKVSKEKLEQLVEIKEKLISKEPMQLELSMPKLVGADTSHNDINNFDPKIDHDVYDEFQIFVIDNLVNGNWRKPIVEYLENPIGNAPRKIKYRASNYVIIGNELFKKTLEGILLKCVSETEAYIAISDVHSGACGSHQSGHKMK is encoded by the exons atggCTCTAGAGGCCAACATGTTACAAGAAAATATGGCGGTCGAAGCCAATAGTTGTGAAAATGGCAAAGTATTGCCAGCAATCCAAAAATTGGACTGCATCTATGATGAAGAACCTTTAGGATTTGAAAAAGATCCTTCAAATTCTAGTCAAAAGATGCAAGCCCAAGACCCTTTGGAAGAGATAGATATTGGAGATGGTTCGATTAAAAGGCCAACATACATAAGTGCCAATATCCCAAAGGAGTTGCGTGATAAACTGGTCGAACTCCTCAAAGAGTTCAAAGATTGTTTTGCTTGGGATTACAATGAAATGTCAGGTTTAAACAGAAATTTGGTCGAACACAGATTACCAATTCGACCAGACAAAAAACCAGTTAAACAATCACCAAGAAGATTTGCGCCAGAGATCCTGTCTAAGATCAAGGAAGAAATCGAGAGGCTGCTGAGAAGTAAATTCATCAGAACTGCCAGGTATGTCGAATGGTTAGCAAATATAGTTCTTGTTATTAAGAAGAATGGTTCTCTTAGGATATGCATAGATTTTAGGGACTTAAATAATGCTACACCCAAAGACGAATATTCTATGCCTGTGGCAGAAATGCTAATAGATTCAGCAGCAGGCTTCGAATATCTTAGTATGTTAGATGGATATTCTGgatataatcaaatttttattgctGAGGAGGATGTGGCAAAAACAGCTTTTCGATGCCCAGGAGCCttaggcacctatgagtgggAAGTAATGCCTTTTG gagacTTCCTTGGTTTTGTGGTGCATAAAAAAGTCATTGAGATAAACCAAAATAAGACAAAAGCTATTTTGGAGACCAAGCCTCCAACGAACAAAAAGCAACTTCAATCCTTGTTAGGGAAAATCAACTTTCTGAGAAGATTCATTTCGAATCTAAGAG CATCTGGTACAACATTAGGTAGTATGTTAGCCCAGGAGGATGAAAGTGGCGAAGAGAAAGCCATTTATTATTTAAGTAGAGTCTTTAATGATGTTGAAACTAGATACAGTAGTATCAAAAAGCTTTGTCTTTGTTTATACTTTTCCTGTATGAAATTGAAGCATTATATAAAGCctattgatgtttatgtttattctcattatgATATCATTAAACATATGTTGTTAAAGCCAATTTTACATAGTCGAATTGGAAGATGGGCTTTAGCTCTTTCTGAGTATTCACTTTCATACAAGCCTTTGAAGGCTATTAAAGGCCAAATAGTGGCTGATTTTATTGTTGATCATTCAGAAATTGAATCACCCCAAAACTATGTTGGTGTGGAACCATGGATACTATATTTTGATGGATCTAAACATCAACATG GATTGGAAATACTATTAAGCTTGGGGGCAAAAGATATTAAGATAAAAGGTGATTCAGAATTAGTTTTGAAACAATTAACAAAAGAGTACAAATGTATCAAGGAACATTTGATTCGATACTTTGTCATAGCGAATACGTTATTAAAGCGTTTCGATTCGATTGACATAGAACATGTCCCTCGAATAGAGAATCaggaagcaaatgacttagcgCAGATTGCTTCAGGGTACAAAGTGTCCAAAGAAAAATTGGAACAATTGgtagaaattaaagaaaaattaatttctaaagAACCAATGCAGTTGGAATTGTCAATGCCAAAACTTGTGGGGGCAGATACGTCACACAATGACATAAATAATTTTGATCCAAAGATAGATCATGATGTTTATgatgaatttcaaatttttgtcaTTGACAATTTAGTAAATGGTAATTGGAGAAAACCAATTGTGGAGTACTTGGAAAACCCAATTGGGAATGCTCCTCGAAAGATCAAATATAGGGCATCAAATTATGTAATCATTGGAAATGAATTATTCAAAAAGACCCTCGAaggaatattattaaaatgtgTTAGTGAAACAGAAGCCTATATAGCAATCTCTGATGTTCATAGTGGAGCCTGTGGTTCTCACCAATCAGGTCATAAGATGAAATGA
- the LOC123914397 gene encoding protein NEDD1-like, with protein sequence MSLLAASGGDTVKLFDASDRLFDSSVKPGDPCTLSFTPTAGSQVNSVKWNHTNLVVASAGDDKRISLWRKNGQSMGTIVAGTDSVDNIEDTILAISFSNKASRYMCSGGSGQVVKIWDLQRKRCIKWLKGHTNTVTGVMYNCKDEHLASISLSGDLILHNLASGQRAAELKDPNQQMLRVLDYSRVSRHLLVTAGDDGTVHLWDTTGRNPKVSWMKQHSAPTAGIGFSPSNDKIIASVGLDKKLYTYDSGSRRPTSCISYEAPFSCLAFRDDGWMLAAGTSNGCVAFYDVRGKPQPFGVLHAYGSSEAVTSLCWQRSKPVIVDERSCTAESALIGNSVEDSILMPDPLPSATSSSISTSVSSTWNSGRLGSSIDTSSLATSSSGFTTSLQNVSTGEETPQRNHLWPGGTLSRLHAPRGSYNFKDDMEVFSPLVDVTPITPSLWDENGAKKDILFSDRKPVLFRSSSRRFPSSEDVSSDHVIADWKSSSTAKQDITHSSFPLVGLTPPSTKSEESSITPPEAWGGEKLPDKYTCPAVNAPSRFGMLASSGQTAGSMLSGLQDTSSSTGIDSYTSSSLNFSNLRTKDVSTGQETSLGFTDHMFATSMPLSSISTKTSLGQTNIDSPKLSDSPRTSAFSRRISSYAERIGIASSFGDGASLSVGSPKIKKSGAETREELLNSLLLKSDISIPTDSGSLTNGAIPQQKPSQSDAQGSSFTLQLFQRTLDETLDSFQKSIHEDVRNVHLEILRQFHLQEIEMSTAMNSILENQAELLKEVKSLRKENEQLRRLL encoded by the exons ATGTCGTTGTTGGCCGCCAGTGGCGGCGATACCGTCAAACTATTTGACGCCTCCGACAGACTTTTCGACTCTTCCGTTAAACCCGGCGATCCTTGTACTCTCAGTTTCACTCCCACTGCCGGTTCTCAAGTCAATTCAGTCAAGTGGAATCACACAA ATTTGGTTGTTGCAAGTGCTGGTGATGATAAGAGGATCTCTCTGTGGAGAAAGAACGGACAGAGTATGGGGACTATAGTGGCTGGTACTGATAGTGTTGACAATATCGAG GACACGATATTAGCAATTAGTTTCAGCAACAAAGCATCCAGATATATGTGTTCTGGAGGAAGCGGTCAAGTTGTAAAGATATGGGATTTGCAAAGGAAGCGCTGTATTAAATGGCTAAAGGGTCATACTAATACTGTCACAGGTGTGATGTACAATTGTAAAGATGAACATTTGGCTTCTATCAGCCTCAGTGGGGACCTTATACTTCATAACCTGGCTTCTGGGCAAAGGGCAGCTGAACTCAAAGATCCCAATCAACAG ATGTTGAGAGTTCTTGATTATTCTCGGGTTAGTCGTCACCTTCTCGTGACAGCTGGTGATGATGGGACAGTACATTTGTGGGATACAACTGGACGCAACCCTAAG GTTTCATGGATGAAGCAGCATTCTGCACCTACTGCTGGAATTGGCTTCTCTCCGTCCAACGACaag ATCATTGCTAGTGTTGGTCTTGATAAGAAATTATACACTTATGACTCTGGATCTAGAAGACCAACATCTTGCATTTCTTACGAAGCTCCTTTTTCTTGTTTGGCATTCAGAGATGATGGTTGGATGCTGGCCGCCGGAACTAGCAATGGGTGTGTCGCTTTCTATGATGTCCGTGGAAAACCACAACCTTTTGGTGTTCTTCATGCTTATGGTAGTTCAGAG GCTGTTACAAGCTTATGTTGGCAAAGATCAAAACCAGTTATTGTCGATGAAAGGAGTTGCACTGCTGAGAGTGCTCTTATTGGAAATTCTGTTGAAGATTCAATCCTTATGCCTGATCCTTTACCTTCTGCAACTTCATCAAGCATTTCCACATCTGTGTCTAGTACTTGGAATTCTGGTCGGCTGGGTTCTTCCATTGATACATCTTCACTTGCAACATCCAGCAGTGGATTTACTACAAGCCTACAAAATGTGTCTACTGGAGAGGAAACACCACAGCGAAACCATTTATGGCCAGGTGGAACACTGTCCAGGTTGCATGCTCCACGTGGTAGTTATAACTTCAAGGATGACATGGAGGTATTCTCCCCTCTTGTGGATGTTACACCAATAACACCTTCACTGTGGGATGAAAATGGGGCAAAGAaggatattttattttcagatAGGAAACCTGTGTTGTTTCGATCATCTAGTCGAAGATTTCCAAGTTCAGAAGATGTAAGCAGTGATCATGTAATAGCTGATTGGAAGTCTAGCTCAACTGCCAAGCAG GATATCACTCATTCTTCCTTTCCACTTGTGGGGTTAACTCCTCCATCTACAAAGAGTGAAGAGTCTTCCATCACTCCTCCAGAAGCCTGGGGTGGTGAGAAGTTACCTGATAAATATACTTGTCCGGCTGTAAATGCACCATCTCGTTTTGGGATGTTGGCTTCCAGTGGTCAAACGGCAGGATCAATGCTTTCTGGGTTACAGGATACATCGTCATCAACTGGTATCGATTCCTATACAAGTTCAAGcctaaatttttcaaatttacgCACCAAAGATGTTTCTACAGGCCAGGAGACTTCATTGGGGTTTACTGATCACATGTTCGCTACTTCTATGCCTTTGTCCTCCATCAGTACAAAAACCAGCCTTGGACAGACAAACATTGACTCCCCAAAATTGTCTGATTCTCCTAGAACGTCAGCTTTTTCTAGAAGAATTTCTAGTTATGCAGAAAGAATTGGCATTGCATCTTCCTTCGGTGATGGAGCATCTCTTTCAGTTGGTTCACCTAAGATTAAGAAATCAGGAGCAGAAACCAGAGAAGAACTTCTAAATAGCTTGCTATTGAAGTCTGATATATCTATTCCAACAGATTCAGGCTCTCTAACAAAT GGAGCAATACCACAACAGAAACCATCTCAGTCAGATGCACAAGGATCGTCATTTACACTACAGCTTTTTCAGCGGACACTGGATGAAACTCTAGATTCCTTTCAGAAATCCATACACGAGGATGTGAGAAACGTCCATCTTGAAATATTAAGACAGTTTCATCTGCAAGAG ATTGAAATGTCAACCGCAATGAACTCAATTCTGGAAAACCAAGCTGAGTTGTTGAAAGAAGTGAAGTCTCTGCGTAAGGAAAACGAGCAGCTTAGACGATTGCTTTGA
- the LOC123914069 gene encoding protein KINESIN LIGHT CHAIN-RELATED 3 → MPGIVTNGVHDEGEGNGVNGNHSPAKEIVTSIKSPRSSMGSQRRQTAGPNFLADEAVEPSIEQLYENVCDMQSSDQSPSRQSFGSDGDESRIDSELHHLVGGRMRELEIMEEEVEVERRPGESSSGETSSGIGSLSNGKKLAKVAVVRSGSNSPVSSEKSVKALNSPTGSDSSPKSKPKGTDSSPKSKPKGKSPAKPPLQKKNGSPLRKQTSGVNGMKNSKNSPLRKSVSQNRIDYSIESALDKPDRAPILLKQARDLMSSGDNPHKALESALQAMKLFEKFGNGKPSLELVMCLHVTAAIYCSLGQYNEAIPMLEHSIEIPDTGESQQHALAKFAGHMQLGDTYAMLGQLENSIMCYTAGFEVQRGILGETDPRVGETCRYLAEANVQALQFNEAERLCQMALDIHRANSSSASIEEAADRRLMGLIYETKGDHEAALEHLVLASMAMVANGQEVEVASVDCSIGDAYLSLSRYDEAIFAYEKALTVFMTNKGENHPTVGSVFVRLAELYNRTGKIRESKSYCESALKIYENPMPGVTPEEIASGLTNLSTIYESMNEVEQALKLLQKALEIYNNAPGQQGAIAGIEAQLGVMYYTLGNYTESYNTLKNAISKLRAIGEKKSSFFGIALNQMGLACVQRYALSEAIVLFEEAKSILELELGPYHPDTLGVYSNLAGTYDAIGRLDDAIQILEHVVSMREEKLGTANPDVADEKRRLSELLKEAGRVRSRKVRSLENLFDGNAPTLNNLVIKA, encoded by the exons ATGCCGGGAATTGTTACAAACGGGGTTCATGATGAAGGGGAAGGTAATGGGGTGAATGGGAACCACTCCCCCGCTAAGGAAATCGTAACTTCAATCAAGTCTCCGAGGAGTTCAATGGGTTCGCAGAGACGTCAAACTGCTGGTCCTAATTTCCTGGCTGATGAGGCGGTTGAGCCTTCGATCGAGCAGCTGTATGAAAATGTGTGTGATATGCAGAGTTCTGATCAGTCTCCCTCAAGGCAAAGTTTTGGATCTGATGGTGATGAGTCTAGAATTGATTCGGAATTGCACCATCTAGTTGGTGGGCGGATGAGGGAGTTGGAGATAATGGAAGAGGAGGTGGAGGTGGAGAGAAGGCCGGGAGAGAGTTCTAGTGGTGAAACGTCTTCTGGAATTGGTAGTTTATCCAATGGTAAGAAGTTGGCTAAGGTGGCTGTGGTTCGATCTGGTAGTAATAGTCCAGTTTCCTCAGAAAAATCCGTCAAAGCATTGAATTCACCGACGGGCTCTGACAGTTCACCAAAATCAAAACCCAAAGGAACTGACAGTTCaccaaaatcaaaaccaaaaggAAAAAGTCCTGCAAAACCTCCTCTACAGAAAAAGAATGGTAGTCCTCTGAGAAAACAAACTAGCGGGGTTAATGGGATGAAGAATTCAAAGAATTCTCCTTTGAGAAAGTCAGTTTCACAGAATCGCATTGACTATTCGATTGAATCAGCATTAGATAAACCAGATCGGGCACCAATATTACTAAAGCAAGCAAGAGATCTTATGTCATCCGGAGATAATCCACACAAAGCTCTTGAATCAGCTCTTCAAGCAATGAAACTGTTTGAGAAGTTTGGTAATGGTAAACCGAGTTTGGAACTGGTCATGTGTTTACATGTTACAGCAGCAATATACTGCAGCTTGGGTCAATACAACGAGGCAATTCCGATGCTGGAGCATTCCATTGAGATTCCTGATACTGGGGAAAGTCAACAGCATGCTCTTGCTAAATTTGCCGGTCACATGCAACTGGGAGACACCTATGCTATGTTGGGCCAACTTGAGAATTCAATTATGTGCTACACTGCTGGTTTTGAAGTCCAAAGAGGGATTTTGGGAGAAACAGACCCAAGAGTTGGTGAAACTTGTCGGTATTTGGCCGAAGCTAATGTTCAAGCTTTGCAATTTAATGAAGCAGAGAGGCTCTGTCAAATGGCTCTTGACATTCATAGAGCAAATAGTTCATCTGCATCTATTGAAGAGGCAGCCGATAGGAGGCTTATGGGCCTTATATATGAAACAAAGGGGGACCATGAAGCAGCTCTTGAACACCTTGTTTTAGCCAGCATGGCAATGGTAGCGAATGGTCAGGAAGTAGAAGTGGCATCTGTTGACTGCAGCATTGGAGACGCATACTTATCCTTGTCTCGATATGATGAGGCTATCTTCGCGTATGAAAAAGCACTAACTGTTTTCATGACCAACAAAGGAGAGAATCATCCAACAGTGGGATCAGTCTTTGTACGTTTGGCCGAATTGTATAATAGGACAGGGAAGATAAGGGAATCAAAATCATATTGCGAGAGTGCACTTAAAATATATGAGAATCCAATGCCTGGAGTTACTCCAGAGGAGATTGCTAGCGGTCTTACGAATCTGTCAACTATCTATGAGTCAATGAATGAGGTTGAACAGGCACTCAAGTTACTGCAGAAAGCACTGGAGATATATAATAATGCCCCTGGTCAGCAAGGTGCAATAGCAGGGATTGAAGCTCAGCTAGGGGTCATGTACTACACATTGGGAAACTATACTGAATCTTACAACACTTTGAAAAATGCTATTTCGAAGCTTCGTGCTATCGGAGAGAAGAAATCATCCTTTTTTGGTATTGCTCTTAATCAAATGGGACTTGCCTGTGTGCAGCGTTATGCCTTAAGTGAGGCTATAGTATTATTTGAGGAAGCAAAGAGTATTTTGGAACTGGAGTTGGGACCTTATCACCCTGACACTCTTGGAGTATATAGTAATCTTGCAGGCACATATGATGCAATTGGCAG GCTTGATGATGCAATTCAAATTTTGGAGCATGTTGTTAGTATGAGGGAGGAAAAGCTTGGGACAGCAAATCCTGACGTGGCCGATGAGAAGAGAAGGTTGAGTGAGTTATTGAAGGAAGCAGGTAGAGTTCGGAGCAGAAAAGTCAGGTCACTAGAGAACCTTTTTGACGGAAATGCTCCCACTTTAAACAACCTTGTTATCAAGGCCTGA